The sequence CGCCGCTTCGCGTCACCGACGCGTCGGTTGACTCCTTCGGGCGCCGCTTCGCGCAGCGCGAGCAATCGCGCCTGCCGGCGGGTGTCGGAGGGGAGTGCGACCTCGGTCCGGTCCAGCACGCCGGCCTCCGCCAACTGTCGGCAGAGGCGCACGAGCGGGAGGTCAGCGGCATCAGCCGACAGCGCACCGGCGATCTCGGCATACGCTGACGCCGGATCGGTTGCGGCGGCGCTGCCGGCCGGCAGCTCCATCTGCGCGAGCAGGGCCACCTCCGTGCCGTCCGGCCACGCGATCCCCTGCCGCCGCGCCGCCCCATCCTCACTGACGATCTGCAGGCTGCGTGCATCGAGATGTTCGATTGCCGCGATGTCGACGCCCGACACGCCGTCCGTTCGCCAACAGTCGAGGGCAGCCTGTCGCAGGCTCCCCGCCAGGGCCACCGCGGCCGCTTCGCTCGGCAGCGGGATCCAGACCATCGCAATGCGCGGCGCGGGCATGACGACGGCGAAGGTGATTCCCGTGACGACGCCCAGCGTTCCCTCCGCGCCGATGAAGAGGTCGATCAGGTCCATTTCCGGCTCGGCGAAGTACCCGGCCGAGCACTTCACCACGTCCGGCATGCGGTAGGGCGGCGCCGGCACGCGCCGAACCGCGCCCGCCGTTTCCACCTCGAACCAGCCGTCCGGATGCGCGGTAGTCTCGCCTCGCGCGATGTCGAGCACTTCACCCGACGCAAGGACGACCGTCAGCCGTCGCACCCAGTCCCGCGTCGTGCCGTACTTGAACGTGGCCGCGCCCGCCGCATTGGTCGACACGACGCCGCCCGCGAACGCGCCGTCGAATGTGGGGGCCGGCGGGTAGAACCGGTCGCTCCGCGCGAGCGCCGCCTGCAGCGTCGCGATCGGCACCCCGGCCTCGACAGTCACTTCGTCGCCGGTGATGCGGCCGATCCGGTCGAACCGTTGCATGTCGACGACCACTTCACCCATGGGCGTCGCTCCGCCGGTAAGGGAAGACTGGGCGCCGACCGGCAGGATCCGGGCGCCCCCGGTAACGAGCGCGGCCACGTCCGCCTCTGTCGCCGGTCGCGCCACGCCAGCGGCATGCCCACCCGGGAAGTGCGCCGCATCCTCCAGGTACGCCGTCACGACGGAGGCATCCGTCCGGACCGCCGTTTCGCCCGCGTGTCCGTGCGGCGCTCGCGCCGTGATGCGATGAGAAGGCACCGGGCCGGCATTATCGCGCATGGTCACGCACGATCCCGCATGGACGCGCACGCGGGCGGGGTGTACAGTCGGCGGCATGATCAGGGCATATCGAAGGTTGGCGCGGCGCTTGAGTGCACCGGCGGTCGCGGTCGTTGCGACGACGCTGGCGCTGGCGCTGGCGTTCGGCGGCGTAGCGGTGGCCGCCCAGCAGGCGGATGGCGACGTCGTGGCACGCATCGGTGATATCGAGGTGACGTTCGGCGAGCTGGAGGCGGCGTGGCGGGATAACGACGCGGCGTCGCGCCTGCGCATGCTGCAGGAGCTGTACGACACGCGGCGCCGCGCCCTCGACATACTGCTCGGCGACAAGCTGATAGAACGTGAAGCGGCCGCCCGCGGGATGACCCGTGAGGACTTGCTCATTGCCGAATTGCCCAGCCGGACGCTGGAGATAACCGAAGAAGAGATCCAGTTGCTCTGGGACCGTAACAAGGACCGTTTTCCGGATCAGACGATCGAGGATCTCCGGCCCGAGATCGTTGCCGCCATCGAGCAACAGCGTCCGATGCAGGCGCTGCACGCCTACACGAACGAACTGCGGGAAGCGGCGGGTAATGTCGTCGTCCTGCTCGATGCTCCGCGGCAGACTATCGAAACGCTCCCGGACGATCCGGCGCGGGGGCCCGCGGAGGCGCCGGTGCAAATCGTCGAGTTCTCCGATTTCGACTGCCCCTACTGCCAGCGCGCGACCGAGACGATTGAACGGCTCCTCGAGGAGTTCACCGGCCAGATCCGTTTCGTCTACAAGGATTATCCACTTCCGACCCACCCGGACGCCTTCAAGGCGGCGGAAGCGGGCAACTGCGCGCACGAGCAGGGCCGCTTCTGGGAGCTGCACGACACGATGTTCGCCAACCAGGGCGCCCTCAGCGTCGACGAGCTGCACGCGTACGCAGAGAACCTCGGACTGGACACCGACGCCTTCGCCGAGTGCCTCGACAGCGGCCGGCACACCGCCACGGTCGAACGCGACATGGAGATCGGCGACAGTTACGGCGTCTCTTCCACGCCCACCCTTTTCCTCAACGGCCGTGCGGTTCTTGGCGCCGCTCCCTACGACACGTTCGCGGACATCGTCCGCGAAGAAATCGCCGCCGCGGGACGGTAGCCTCGTGACTGCCGGCAGAGCCCTGGCGTTGGCCGTCTGCCTTGCGCTGACCGCTTGCGGCGCAGCCGAGGAATCCGCCCGCGGCGCGCAGGAGGCGCCATCCCCGACGGAACTCTCGCCACAGCCTCCCGCGGTTGCCGCGAGCCCGGGCGCGGAAGGTGACGTCGCCCGCTTCCAGCGCCTCAGCGTCGAAGCGCTCCGCCTGATGATCGCGGCGGCGCAACGCGAGCTTCCGATCGGCCCGATCCAGGATCGGATCAACGCGGCGCGCCGCGTTGTGGCGACGGACGCTGCCGATGCCGCCGATCAACTCGATGAGGTCGTGGCAGACTTGAAGGCGATGCTCGAAGCCGCCCCGAACTAGCCGCACGACGAGGTCAAGCGGCGGCGGTGACCGGTCAGTTGCCGGTCAGGAACGACGCTTCTTCCGCAAGCCAGGCGTCGTAGTCCGCCTGCGTCATCACGCTGGCGAAGCCGCGCATGCGGTAGTGGCCGAGGCCGCACAGCTGCGAGCAGTTCACCTCGTAATCGCCTATCTCGGTCGGCACCCACCAGACCGGCACCTGGATGCCCGGGATCGCATCCTGCTTCACGCGCATCTCGGCGATGGCGAAACTGTGGATGACGTCGTGCGACGACAGGTAGACGATGATCGGCTTGTCCACCGGCATGTTCAACTGGTTGATGGTGACGATGTCGTCGGCGCCGTTCGGAGCGCTGCGGTCGAGACCGATCACGTTCGTAGGCGTAATCAGGCTGAGGTCACGCGTCCCGAACCGCCCATCCGCGCCCGGGTAATGCGAGATCCACTCGAACTGTTTCGAAATCAGGTTCACGACGGTCGCTTGCTCGTCCGGCGGGACATCGTTGACGCGGTGCGCCCACGCCGGGATGGCGAAGCCGACCAGCAGAACCGCCTCGATGGCCGCCACGGTCCACTCCAGGTAGGTGGAGGTGTGGCTGGTGACCCCCGTGTAGTCCGCCTTCGGGTTCGCGCTCGCGCGGAACCGGATCAGCGTATAGATGTAGAACGCTCCCCACCCGACGAACAGCACCGCCATCAGGTAGTGGATGAGGATGATCATCTGATCGATCTCGCCGGCGTGGGCCGACGCCTGAGCCGGCAGTCCGAGAAGCTCGCCCGTCAACTCGTCCATCTACGAAGTCCCTCCCGCATTGCCACGCTCGTCCGTGGCGTCGAATTCGTTCTCGTTCCCCAGCGCCTGCCGGGACCGCTTCAACAGGTGAAAGATGAAACCGACGAAGCCGCTCAGCACACCCCCGGTGACGCCGAGCAACGTGAAGACGGCCCAGTTGAGACTCTGCGCTTCCGCCGAGTCGGGGTCGGCCCCGAAGCAGATCGGACACGCCCACGCCACTGCGGGAGCAAGCGTAATCACGGCTGCGACAATTGCTGTTGTGGAGAACCTGGTCATGGCATAACCCTCCGCCAGCGTCAGCGCATCCCGATCGCGCGCGTCTTCCGGACGAACACCACCGCGTAGACCGCCATTCCAATCACCGCCGCCAGCGAGCCGCCGGCAAACAGCAAGTACCCGCTGCCGCCCCGCCCGGTCGTGAACATCGCCACGCTCCACCAGGTCATGAGCGCCGCCAGCAGGATGGAGGCGACGATGAAAACGAGGTGAATGGATCGGAGCGACATGGCGGCCTCCGTCATCTCTGCGTTTCGTGTCCTCAGTGCGCTGGCGCGGCGGGCGCTGGCGCGTTGGCGTTCGGCACCGTGTAGTACTCGCCCACCTTGTCGGCATGGCCGAGAAGCGGCAGGAAGATGAGGACCAGGAAGAAAAGGACCGTCAGGAGCAACGACCAGTAGATCAGCTTCCGCTCGCCGATCAGGTGCATGAAGAAGCTGACCACCAGGGAACCCTTGGTCGTCGCGATGATCAGCGCCACGATGACCGCGATCGGTACGCCCCAGAAATCGATGTACGAAACCAGCACCGTGACCACGGTCAGCACGGCGAGCGCGATGGCCACCTTCATATACGTCCGAATGTGCGCCTGAACGTCTTCACTCATGGGTTCGCTCGTTGTCCTCCGCGGCCGCCTACAACAGGTATAGCACCGGGAACAGGAAAATCCATACCAGGTCGACGAAGTGCCAGTAGAGCCCGGCCGCCTCGATCCGGTTGACGAACTGCGTCTTGTTCGTCTCCCACATCCTCGAGCCGGGGAACAGGAAGTATGTGTTGACGATCACGCCCCCGATGATGTGCAGCGCGTGCAGGCCGGTCATCGTGAAGTAGATGGCGAGATAGGTGTTCGTCCAGGGGAAGTTGCCGATCTCGAACTCGTGGTTGTACTCGTAGGCCTTGACGCACATGAACAGGAGCGCCAGCCCGACCGTCGCGCCCATGTACTTCTTGAAGCCGCTCAGGTCGTCCATCTTGAGCGACGCGTAGGCCATGACCATCGTGACGCTCGAACCGATCAGCACCGCCGTGTTGAACGTGCCGACGGGGACGTTCAGGACGTCCACGCCGAACGGCCACGTGCCTTCCGGCGCCATGAGCCGCAACAGGACGTAGGAAGAGAAGAGGGCGCCGAAGAGCATTACCTCCGACGCGAGAAAGAGCCAGATGCCGAGCTTGACGTTCGTCAGCCCGGTATCCGGCCGTTCATCAACGATGTACGGAATATCCATGTGTCGACGCTATGCCCTGTCGTTCGTTCGTCCGGTTGTCTCTCGCGTCAGGCGCCCGCCGGCTCGGGCTCGGTCGCGGGGCTTCCCGAGCCGGACGGATCCGGATCGCCCTGCATGATGAAATCGCGCGCCGCGCCCGGGACGCTGTACTCGTAGGGGCCGCGGTACGCCTTCGGCGGGGTGGCGAAGTTGCCGTGGGGCGGCGGCGACGGCGCCTCCCACTCGAGCGTGGTCGCCTGCCACGGGTTGTCGCCTACCTTCTCTCCGCGCTTGATGCTGTTGAAAAAGTTGTAGATGAACGGGAGCTGGGCCAGGCCGAGCGCCCACGCGCCCACGCTGATCACTTCGTTCCAGATCAGAACTTCGGCGTTCATGATGTATTGCTCGCCGCCGTCGTACATCCGCCGGTTCATGCCGGCGAGTCCCTGGATGAACATCGGCAGGAAGACGACGTTGATGGAGACGAACGATCCCCAGAAGTGGACGCGGCCCAGGAAGTCGTTCATCTTGCGGCCGGTCGCCTTCGGGAACCAGTAGTAGATGCCGCCGAAGAGCGCCAACAGGGTGCCGGGCGCCACGACGTAGTGGAAGTGGCCGATGACGTAATAGGTGTCGTGCAGGTGGATGTCCGGCGCCGCCAGGCCGAGGGGCAGCCCGGTCAGCCCGCCGATACCGAACATCGGCAGGAAGGCGAGCGCGAACAGCATCGGCACCGTGAACCGGATCGACCCGCCGTAGAGCGAGATGAACAACGACGACAGAATGACGACGGACGGGATCGAGATGATCATCGTCGTCGTCTGGAAGAACGAGCTCATCGTCGTGCCCATGCCGGTCAGGAACATGTGGTGCGCCCAGACGATGAACGACATGAAGCCAAGGAAGACGGCCGAGTAGACCAGCACGCGGTAGCCCCAGAGCGGCTTGCGCGTGTTGTTGGCGACGATGTCGGCGACGATGCCGAGGGCCGGGAGGATCAGGACGTACACCTCCGGGTGCGCGAGGAACCAGAAGAGGTGCTGCCAGAGCAGCACGCTGCCGCCCCCGGCGACCTCCACCGGCGCGTCGGCGTAGACCAGGCCGCTCGGCATGAAGAAGCTGGTGCCGGCCACGCGGTCCATCAACTGCAGCACGCCGGCCGCTTCGAGCGGAGGGAAAGCGAGCAGGAGCAGGACCGCCGTCACGAGCTGCGCCCAGACGAAGTACGGCAGGCGCATGAACGTCAGCCCCGGCGCGCGCAACTGGATCGTGGTGACGATGAAGTTCACCGAGCCGAGCAGCGACGACGTGATGAGGAAGATCATCCCGACCAGCCACAGCGTTTGTCCCGTCGTGGCGAGCACCGACAGGGGCGCGTAGGAGGTCCAGCCGGAGTTAGCGGCCCCGCCCGGCACGAAGAAGCTGGCGAACATGACGACGCCGCCGAGGAAGAACGACCAGTAGCTCGCCATGTTGAGCTTCGGGAAGGCCATGTCGGGCGCCCCGATCTGGAGCGGTAGGACGAAGTTGCCGAAGCCGCCGACGGCGAGCGGGACGACGCCGAGGAACACCATGATGGTGCCGTGCATGGCCCCCAACTGGTTGTAGAACTCCGGCAGCATGATCCCGCCCGGCGCGCGCTCGTCGCCCAGCCACGCGCCGATCAGCGGAATCGGCTCGCCCGGGTAGGCGATCTGCCACCGCATCACCATCATCAGGGTGAAGCCGAACAGCAGAAAGAGCAGGCCGGTGACGGCGTACTGGATGCCGATCACCTTGTGGTCGACCGAGAAGACGTAGGTCTGCCAGAAGCCGAGCTCGTGATGCCCGTGCTCGTCGTGCCCGTGGGCAGCCTCGTGTTCCTCGCCCTCGCCGTGGGCGGTTTCCTTCGTCGTCGTCACGTCAGCCAACGTCGTGACTCCTTTCAAGCACTGTCACGCTGGTTCCGGCCGCTTCAGTCCGCTGGAAATCGTACGAAGCCGATCGCTTCGGATCCAAGACCTGAGGGGCCATCCCGTATCCGCGGGCCGCACGAATCCACACGACCCGCGCGGATCTTATCCGGCCCCGCCCGATCGACGCAACCACTCTGCGGGGCGCTCGGACGGCGCGTGTCGCCGGCCTGCTACACTCCCGGATCGCATCGTCGAAATCGGGCGCCGCGCGCCCCGAGGGAGGCTACCACCATGAGCATACCGCCCCACCGATTCCCGGCCGCGACCGCCGCGGTCGCGACCGCGCTCATCACGCTGACGGCCGGCATGTTCGGGCAGACTCCCGAGCCGGGGAGCGGCTACTCCGCCGCCGACTGGCCGCTCGCCGGTGGCAACTGGTCCAGCTCGCGCTACACGACGCTGGACCAGATCACGCCCGGCACGATTGACCGGCTGGGCGGCGCCTGGGTAGCGGATCTGCCGGGGGGCGTGTCGACCCGGGCGACGCCGGTTGTCCAGGATGGCGTGATGTACCTGCCCGGAGGCGCCAACGTTTTCGCCCTCGACGCCCGGTCGGGCGAGCTGATCTGGCGCTGGCAGCAGGACGATGCGGCGCTGCAGCGGGTGCCGTCGTGGCAGGGCGTCGGGCTGGGCGACGGCAAGGTGTTCGTCGGCCTGCGGAGCGCGGAAGTGGCCGCGCTCGATCAGGAAACGGGTGAGCTGATCTGGGCGACCCCGGTGGGGAGCCAGCCGCAGGCGGAGGGCGAGACGGTCACGACGGCGCCGATGTACGCGCGCGGCAAGGTGTTCGTCGGCCTCGCGAACGGCGACAGCGGGGGGCAGGGGCGGATCCACGCCCTCGACGCGCGCACGGGCGAAGTCCTCTGGACCTTCTTCGTGGTGCCGCGGCCCGGCGAGTTCGGTCACGACACCTGGCCGCAGGATTCCGACATCTGGCAGGTAGGGGGCGGCGGCGTCTGGCTCGTCGGAACCGTCGACCCCGAGCTCGGCATGGTCTACTTCTCAACCGGCAACCCGGTCCCGATGTACGGAGGTGAGCTCCGGGCCGGCGACAACCTGTTCACGGCGGCGGTCCTCGCCCTCGACATGGAAACGGGTGAGCGGCGGTGGCACTACCAGGTGGTGCGCCACGACATCTGGGATTCCGACATCGCGACGCCGGTTCTCCTGTACGACACCGAGATCGATGGCCAGCCGGTGCCGGCGCTCGCCGCGATTCGCGCCGACGGCTACCTCTTCCTCTTCAACCGCGAGACCGGCGAGCCGATCGTCGAGCTGGAGGACCGCCCGGTGCCGCAGGACGACGCGCTCCTGACCGCGCCGACGCAGCCCTTCCCGGTCGGCGTCGAGAGCATCCTGCCGGAGTGCTCGTTCTGGCGCGACCGCGTGCCGCCGCCGTTCACGCTCAACTGCAGCCCCTACACGCCGCCGGGAATCGACCAGCAGGCGGTCGTCGCGCCGAGCGTGCCGATCCCGATGGTGCGCGTCACGCCGATGGCCTTCTCTCCGGATACCGGCTACATCTACGCGCAGGGCCGCGGCCATGTCGGCCGTGCGTTCCGTTTCGAGGATCCCTGGATCTCGGACAATCGCTCGAGCGGCTACCTGCGGCTGACGCTGCCGGAGTCGGTCGGCATCCTGGCCGCGGTCGACGGCCGGACCGGCCGCATCGTCTGGAAGAACGAGTTCCGCGGCGCTCGCCTGGCGACGAGCGGTCCGCTGCTGACGGCGACCGGACTGATGTTCTGGGCGGCGGCGGACGGGTTTATCGAGGCCTACGACGCGCGGACCGGAGAGCGGGTCTGGGGCTTCCAGGCGGGCGCGCCGCGGACGCGGCAGCGTCCCGGTCCGGCGATCTCATACGAGGTGGACGGCCGGCAGTACATCGCCGCGCCGTTCGAGCGCGCGCTCTGGGCGTTCGCCCTCGACGGCGACGTCCCGGCGCGCGGGCCGGCGGTTCCCGGCGAGATCGACGATCTGGTCCGCTGGATCGGCCCCCCGCCGCGCGAGACGGATCTGGTGGAGACCGGCACGCTCGTCGAGAACCCGTCCTGGTCGTACGGCGGCCGCCGCAACGCGCTGAACGAGCATGCGTTCAATCCGGTGCGCGCCCGCGTCTCGGTCGGAGGGCGGATACGGTTCCTGAACAACGGCCA comes from Acidobacteriota bacterium and encodes:
- a CDS encoding thioredoxin domain-containing protein → MVTHDPAWTRTRAGCTVGGMIRAYRRLARRLSAPAVAVVATTLALALAFGGVAVAAQQADGDVVARIGDIEVTFGELEAAWRDNDAASRLRMLQELYDTRRRALDILLGDKLIEREAAARGMTREDLLIAELPSRTLEITEEEIQLLWDRNKDRFPDQTIEDLRPEIVAAIEQQRPMQALHAYTNELREAAGNVVVLLDAPRQTIETLPDDPARGPAEAPVQIVEFSDFDCPYCQRATETIERLLEEFTGQIRFVYKDYPLPTHPDAFKAAEAGNCAHEQGRFWELHDTMFANQGALSVDELHAYAENLGLDTDAFAECLDSGRHTATVERDMEIGDSYGVSSTPTLFLNGRAVLGAAPYDTFADIVREEIAAAGR
- a CDS encoding cytochrome c oxidase subunit II, whose translation is MDELTGELLGLPAQASAHAGEIDQMIILIHYLMAVLFVGWGAFYIYTLIRFRASANPKADYTGVTSHTSTYLEWTVAAIEAVLLVGFAIPAWAHRVNDVPPDEQATVVNLISKQFEWISHYPGADGRFGTRDLSLITPTNVIGLDRSAPNGADDIVTINQLNMPVDKPIIVYLSSHDVIHSFAIAEMRVKQDAIPGIQVPVWWVPTEIGDYEVNCSQLCGLGHYRMRGFASVMTQADYDAWLAEEASFLTGN
- a CDS encoding heme-copper oxidase subunit III codes for the protein MDIPYIVDERPDTGLTNVKLGIWLFLASEVMLFGALFSSYVLLRLMAPEGTWPFGVDVLNVPVGTFNTAVLIGSSVTMVMAYASLKMDDLSGFKKYMGATVGLALLFMCVKAYEYNHEFEIGNFPWTNTYLAIYFTMTGLHALHIIGGVIVNTYFLFPGSRMWETNKTQFVNRIEAAGLYWHFVDLVWIFLFPVLYLL
- a CDS encoding cytochrome C oxidase subunit I; the encoded protein is MTTTKETAHGEGEEHEAAHGHDEHGHHELGFWQTYVFSVDHKVIGIQYAVTGLLFLLFGFTLMMVMRWQIAYPGEPIPLIGAWLGDERAPGGIMLPEFYNQLGAMHGTIMVFLGVVPLAVGGFGNFVLPLQIGAPDMAFPKLNMASYWSFFLGGVVMFASFFVPGGAANSGWTSYAPLSVLATTGQTLWLVGMIFLITSSLLGSVNFIVTTIQLRAPGLTFMRLPYFVWAQLVTAVLLLLAFPPLEAAGVLQLMDRVAGTSFFMPSGLVYADAPVEVAGGGSVLLWQHLFWFLAHPEVYVLILPALGIVADIVANNTRKPLWGYRVLVYSAVFLGFMSFIVWAHHMFLTGMGTTMSSFFQTTTMIISIPSVVILSSLFISLYGGSIRFTVPMLFALAFLPMFGIGGLTGLPLGLAAPDIHLHDTYYVIGHFHYVVAPGTLLALFGGIYYWFPKATGRKMNDFLGRVHFWGSFVSINVVFLPMFIQGLAGMNRRMYDGGEQYIMNAEVLIWNEVISVGAWALGLAQLPFIYNFFNSIKRGEKVGDNPWQATTLEWEAPSPPPHGNFATPPKAYRGPYEYSVPGAARDFIMQGDPDPSGSGSPATEPEPAGA
- a CDS encoding FAD-binding oxidoreductase, whose protein sequence is MPPTVHPARVRVHAGSCVTMRDNAGPVPSHRITARAPHGHAGETAVRTDASVVTAYLEDAAHFPGGHAAGVARPATEADVAALVTGGARILPVGAQSSLTGGATPMGEVVVDMQRFDRIGRITGDEVTVEAGVPIATLQAALARSDRFYPPAPTFDGAFAGGVVSTNAAGAATFKYGTTRDWVRRLTVVLASGEVLDIARGETTAHPDGWFEVETAGAVRRVPAPPYRMPDVVKCSAGYFAEPEMDLIDLFIGAEGTLGVVTGITFAVVMPAPRIAMVWIPLPSEAAAVALAGSLRQAALDCWRTDGVSGVDIAAIEHLDARSLQIVSEDGAARRQGIAWPDGTEVALLAQMELPAGSAAATDPASAYAEIAGALSADAADLPLVRLCRQLAEAGVLDRTEVALPSDTRRQARLLALREAAPEGVNRRVGDAKRRSETGIAKTAADMIVPFDRFEESLALFREAFDSRRLDYAIWGHISDGNVHPNVIPRTIDDVRRGREAILDCGRAIVRLGGSPLAEHGVGRNEVKQALLRQLYGDDGINAMRAVKAALDPDGVLAPGVLFR
- a CDS encoding PQQ-binding-like beta-propeller repeat protein, encoding MPVLVVPVGSLVFLALAVGGFLRRRHVSQRRDSFQALSRWFRPLQSAGNRTKPIASDPRPEGPSRIRGPHESTRPARILSGPARSTQPLCGALGRRVSPACYTPGSHRRNRAPRAPREATTMSIPPHRFPAATAAVATALITLTAGMFGQTPEPGSGYSAADWPLAGGNWSSSRYTTLDQITPGTIDRLGGAWVADLPGGVSTRATPVVQDGVMYLPGGANVFALDARSGELIWRWQQDDAALQRVPSWQGVGLGDGKVFVGLRSAEVAALDQETGELIWATPVGSQPQAEGETVTTAPMYARGKVFVGLANGDSGGQGRIHALDARTGEVLWTFFVVPRPGEFGHDTWPQDSDIWQVGGGGVWLVGTVDPELGMVYFSTGNPVPMYGGELRAGDNLFTAAVLALDMETGERRWHYQVVRHDIWDSDIATPVLLYDTEIDGQPVPALAAIRADGYLFLFNRETGEPIVELEDRPVPQDDALLTAPTQPFPVGVESILPECSFWRDRVPPPFTLNCSPYTPPGIDQQAVVAPSVPIPMVRVTPMAFSPDTGYIYAQGRGHVGRAFRFEDPWISDNRSSGYLRLTLPESVGILAAVDGRTGRIVWKNEFRGARLATSGPLLTATGLMFWAAADGFIEAYDARTGERVWGFQAGAPRTRQRPGPAISYEVDGRQYIAAPFERALWAFALDGDVPARGPAVPGEIDDLVRWIGPPPRETDLVETGTLVENPSWSYGGRRNALNEHAFNPVRARVSVGGRIRFLNNGQLSQTVTARDGSWSTGTLAPGMSVYVTFDEPGTFLYHSEEYPWAIGEITVDP